The following coding sequences are from one Ancylobacter sp. TS-1 window:
- a CDS encoding DeoR/GlpR family DNA-binding transcription regulator, whose amino-acid sequence MSADDTLPAGERRRPRLDKAARQDRILAEMRASATLRVGDLAAELDVSTETIRRDLFDLQEKGLLSRTYGGAVRPFASEPSVTERHRLMVAEREAIAAATVAFIKPQEVIAIGAGATTTHVARRMAAECHDLTVITHSFSVATVVSANPTIDVIMCPGSYNAREGMMVGVETVDFLQNYNVNRTILGISGITTDGLADAEAPAAWVYKAMMNRAAETIVVSDHKKFGVQSLAIWARIPDIQRLVVDAAPGGTLARALERARVEVTVASR is encoded by the coding sequence ATGAGCGCGGACGACACACTGCCCGCCGGCGAGCGGCGCCGCCCCCGCCTCGACAAGGCGGCGCGGCAAGACCGCATCCTCGCCGAGATGCGCGCCTCGGCGACGCTGCGCGTGGGCGATCTCGCCGCCGAGCTGGACGTCTCCACCGAAACGATCCGGCGCGACCTGTTCGACCTTCAGGAGAAGGGCCTGCTCAGCCGCACCTATGGCGGCGCGGTGCGCCCCTTCGCCTCCGAGCCCTCGGTGACGGAGCGCCACCGGCTGATGGTGGCCGAGCGCGAGGCCATCGCCGCCGCCACGGTGGCCTTCATCAAGCCGCAGGAGGTGATCGCCATCGGCGCCGGCGCCACCACCACCCATGTCGCCCGGCGCATGGCCGCCGAGTGCCACGACCTCACGGTGATCACCCATTCCTTCTCGGTGGCGACCGTCGTCTCCGCCAACCCGACCATCGACGTCATCATGTGCCCGGGCAGCTACAACGCCCGCGAGGGCATGATGGTGGGGGTCGAGACCGTCGACTTCCTGCAGAACTACAACGTCAACCGCACCATTCTCGGCATTTCCGGCATCACCACGGACGGGCTCGCCGACGCCGAGGCCCCCGCCGCCTGGGTCTACAAGGCGATGATGAACCGTGCCGCCGAAACCATCGTGGTGTCCGACCACAAGAAGTTCGGCGTCCAGTCGCTCGCCATCTGGGCGCGCATCCCCGACATCCAGCGGCTCGTCGTCGACGCGGCGCCGGGCGGCACCCTCGCGCGGGCGCTGGAGCGCGCCCGGGTCGAGGTGACGGTAGCGAGCAGGTAG